In one Thermanaerovibrio velox DSM 12556 genomic region, the following are encoded:
- a CDS encoding FlgT C-terminal domain-containing protein, with protein MLKEVLARLLVLIVVPFGWILCPNPAGALDVVDAQDRYIRIRIASPIHNLTDVRVWRSRYDPSDALPEKMTQHFQNVLKSSPMVEATLLDKEVGAGWPVRGYGPNDVVVKVNLEDLKIGKKDLLGSQMSAVAYVRMTVYGAVSKEPIYTWVSRSDLKRWTPEYRDLREPFFWRDFEASVYWSAVKDAINGCVGELVSLRRGYRILGRIVAVARPADGLAWDRNVRRFHVNLGAEDTLREGDVLPVMRSTVTRTADGEEPVMLYPQRVGRVRVVYASQKDGVVEVVEEPKGSPIGIGDVIMVPLTIPRKGLF; from the coding sequence ATGTTGAAGGAGGTACTTGCACGGCTTCTCGTCTTAATAGTGGTGCCTTTCGGATGGATTTTGTGTCCCAATCCCGCCGGGGCTTTGGACGTGGTGGATGCCCAGGACAGGTACATAAGGATAAGGATCGCGTCCCCGATCCACAACTTGACGGATGTAAGGGTCTGGAGGTCCCGGTACGATCCCTCCGATGCCCTGCCGGAGAAGATGACCCAGCACTTCCAGAACGTGCTTAAGTCCTCCCCCATGGTGGAGGCCACCCTTTTGGACAAGGAGGTGGGGGCTGGATGGCCCGTAAGGGGTTACGGCCCCAACGACGTGGTGGTCAAGGTTAACCTGGAGGATCTTAAAATAGGCAAGAAGGACCTATTAGGCTCTCAGATGAGCGCCGTGGCTTACGTGAGGATGACCGTCTACGGGGCGGTCTCCAAGGAGCCCATATACACTTGGGTTTCCCGTTCGGACCTTAAGAGGTGGACCCCGGAGTATCGGGATCTCAGGGAGCCCTTCTTCTGGAGGGATTTTGAGGCCTCCGTGTACTGGTCCGCCGTGAAGGATGCCATAAACGGATGTGTAGGCGAGTTGGTCTCTTTGAGGCGTGGGTATCGTATTTTGGGCCGCATCGTGGCGGTGGCCCGCCCTGCGGATGGGCTTGCCTGGGACAGGAACGTCCGGAGGTTCCACGTGAACCTTGGGGCCGAAGACACCTTGAGGGAGGGGGACGTCCTCCCGGTGATGCGGTCCACCGTGACGAGGACGGCGGATGGGGAGGAACCGGTTATGTTGTACCCCCAGCGGGTAGGCAGGGTAAGGGTGGTATACGCTAGCCAAAAGGACGGGGTGGTGGAGG
- the buk gene encoding butyrate kinase, with the protein MKDPLILSLSPRLDSTHVGLFRGPAVLLRQELSHRKEDLIRYPRLKDQLGLRVQAVEDLAAEHGFDIDRVECFISTGGILGPVPGGPYVVTRRMVEVLERESFGHHVSNLGGLLVMELSMRHPMGIPLVGDPVSTDELLPEAKLSGTGVIERHPVFHALSQRSAARLGALRLGKDYRCCRMVVAHLGVGISVGAHRDGLVIEVNDALMGEGPMSLHRAGGLPVLGLIEMVFSGRYDLEELSEMITRKGGLVRHLGVDSPREVDSLLRKGDERALLVFEAFVSSVVKEIAARASVLEGIVDMIVITGPLASWDSLVSRLEERCRWIAPVMVIKGQDELADLAVCASSVLSGVEEARSLG; encoded by the coding sequence ATGAAAGACCCCCTAATACTTTCCCTGTCACCCCGGCTGGATTCCACCCATGTGGGTCTTTTCAGAGGTCCGGCGGTCCTTTTGCGTCAGGAGCTGTCCCATCGAAAGGAGGACCTTATTAGGTACCCTCGGCTGAAGGACCAGCTTGGCCTTCGGGTTCAGGCGGTTGAGGACTTGGCGGCGGAACATGGGTTTGATATCGACCGGGTGGAGTGTTTCATCTCCACCGGGGGCATTCTCGGTCCGGTGCCGGGAGGGCCCTACGTGGTCACCCGCCGAATGGTGGAGGTGTTAGAGAGGGAGTCATTCGGACATCACGTGTCCAACCTGGGAGGGCTCTTGGTCATGGAGCTTTCCATGAGGCACCCGATGGGGATCCCCCTCGTTGGTGATCCGGTGAGCACCGACGAGCTCCTCCCGGAGGCCAAGCTATCGGGTACCGGGGTGATCGAGCGCCATCCGGTCTTCCACGCCCTATCCCAGAGAAGCGCCGCCCGGCTTGGGGCTCTAAGGCTCGGCAAGGATTACCGGTGCTGTCGCATGGTGGTGGCCCACCTTGGGGTGGGAATTAGCGTTGGTGCCCATCGGGACGGCCTGGTCATAGAGGTCAACGATGCCCTCATGGGGGAGGGCCCCATGTCTTTGCATAGGGCAGGGGGATTGCCGGTGCTGGGGCTTATTGAAATGGTCTTCAGCGGCAGGTATGACCTGGAGGAGCTGTCGGAGATGATAACCCGCAAGGGGGGGCTTGTGAGACACCTGGGGGTCGATTCCCCCAGGGAGGTGGATTCCCTGCTTCGGAAGGGTGACGAACGGGCCCTCTTGGTCTTTGAGGCCTTTGTCTCCTCCGTGGTCAAGGAGATCGCCGCCAGGGCGTCGGTCCTCGAGGGTATCGTGGACATGATAGTGATCACTGGGCCTCTTGCCTCTTGGGATTCTCTGGTTTCAAGGCTGGAGGAGCGTTGTAGGTGGATCGCCCCCGTCATGGTCATAAAGGGGCAGGATGAACTGGCGGACCTTGCCGTGTGTGCCTCTTCGGTGCTCTCGGGTGTTGAGGAGGCCCGATCCTTGGGATGA
- a CDS encoding M20/M25/M40 family metallo-hydrolase, whose protein sequence is MDPVELLRGLVEIPSPSFMEERACAFLVENLGCFGWERVIIDGAGNVVAVRGTGPSVVALVGHVDTVPGGPAVRMEAGELWGRGTVDAKGPLCALAVAGGAVEVPPGVSLVFIGAVGEEEDSRGARHALTWLKGVRALLVGEPTGSDGVAVSYRGRLLAEFYASDGGSHRSCHRGPLTDVLVQAARAVEAVSSMEGFSCAVAMMEGVDVGERSARVRLDVRVPLGSSVEVARDVLSAGTEGVSIRVLEAIEPHGVGSDDLVVRAMRRAIRSFRMTPRLLSKMGTCDMNVLAPLGCPMGVYGPGDSRLDHTDEERLRVEDYLKSIEVLRIGLTHITAEVCG, encoded by the coding sequence ATGGATCCGGTGGAACTCCTTAGGGGGCTAGTGGAGATCCCCAGCCCGAGCTTCATGGAGGAGAGGGCCTGTGCCTTTCTTGTGGAGAACCTGGGGTGTTTCGGATGGGAACGGGTGATCATCGATGGGGCGGGGAATGTAGTGGCGGTGAGGGGTACCGGGCCTTCGGTTGTTGCCCTGGTGGGGCACGTGGACACCGTGCCCGGGGGGCCTGCGGTTCGGATGGAGGCGGGAGAGCTTTGGGGACGTGGGACGGTGGATGCCAAGGGGCCCCTGTGCGCCCTGGCGGTGGCAGGGGGTGCGGTGGAAGTTCCCCCCGGGGTTTCCCTCGTGTTTATAGGAGCGGTGGGGGAGGAAGAGGATTCGAGGGGGGCCAGACATGCCTTGACGTGGCTGAAGGGGGTTAGGGCCTTGCTGGTGGGGGAGCCCACCGGTTCCGATGGGGTGGCTGTTTCTTACCGAGGACGTCTTCTGGCGGAGTTTTACGCCTCCGACGGTGGTTCCCACAGGTCATGTCACCGGGGGCCTCTCACCGATGTGTTGGTCCAGGCGGCGAGGGCGGTGGAGGCGGTGTCATCCATGGAGGGGTTCTCCTGTGCGGTGGCCATGATGGAAGGGGTTGACGTGGGGGAACGCAGCGCCAGGGTGAGGCTGGACGTGAGGGTCCCATTGGGAAGCTCCGTGGAGGTTGCCCGTGATGTGCTGTCCGCCGGTACGGAAGGGGTATCCATCAGGGTCTTAGAAGCCATCGAACCTCACGGGGTAGGGAGCGATGACCTGGTGGTTAGGGCCATGCGGAGGGCCATAAGATCCTTCCGCATGACCCCAAGGCTGCTTTCCAAGATGGGCACCTGCGATATGAACGTTTTGGCCCCCCTGGGATGCCCGATGGGGGTCTACGGTCCCGGGGATTCCCGGTTGGACCACACCGATGAGGAGAGGCTGAGGGTAGAAGATTATCTTAAGTCCATAGAGGTCTTGAGGATTGGTCTTACCCACATCACGGCAGAAGTGTGCGGATGA
- a CDS encoding folate family ECF transporter S component — protein MERDKSLGERFGLGRFSTREVVVMGLLVAMNIVLTRVASIRIAIGSVEGIRIGFGTLPVVFGSLSMGPLAGGLIGAVGDLIGYWVNPMGPYMPHFTITYTVGGVLPGLIFRSMPGKWRNTWTMGLSIGIPHVIMSCIVVPLLLEHLFSLPVAVTMPPRFIAAAFIIPSYTLICRALIARTGSQGWFIRTLLP, from the coding sequence ATGGAACGGGATAAATCTCTTGGGGAGCGATTCGGCCTTGGGCGTTTTTCCACCAGAGAGGTGGTGGTGATGGGGCTTCTGGTGGCGATGAACATAGTGCTGACCCGGGTGGCCAGCATAAGGATAGCCATAGGGTCGGTGGAGGGCATAAGGATAGGGTTCGGCACCCTCCCGGTGGTGTTCGGTTCCCTTTCCATGGGCCCCCTTGCCGGGGGGCTGATAGGGGCCGTGGGGGACCTCATAGGGTATTGGGTCAACCCCATGGGGCCCTACATGCCTCATTTCACCATCACGTACACCGTCGGAGGCGTGCTGCCGGGGCTCATATTCCGCTCCATGCCCGGTAAGTGGCGGAACACGTGGACCATGGGGCTTTCCATAGGGATACCTCACGTGATCATGTCCTGCATAGTGGTGCCCCTTCTCCTCGAACATCTGTTCTCCCTGCCCGTGGCGGTTACCATGCCCCCGAGGTTCATAGCCGCCGCTTTCATCATACCCTCTTACACCTTGATATGCAGGGCCCTTATCGCCCGCACCGGATCCCAGGGATGGTTCATCCGCACACTTCTGCCGTGA
- the ptb gene encoding phosphate butyryltransferase, translating into MKQLRSLSELLDYAREVGPLKISVACADDAEVLEAVEEARVKGIAEAILVGDADKIGAVASKLGVDLSKYEVVDERGGEAVAALAAVEQVSSGKAHILMKGMVKTANFLKAVLNKEKGLRTGSLLSHVYIHDVEGYDRIFFITDPAFNMYPDLPAKVSIVENVVKVAHSFGIECPKVAVLAAVEVVNPDMPPTLDAAALVQMNRRGQIKGCIIDGPLALDNAVSEEAARHKGIVSEVAGHADVLMVPDIEAGNMMAKAIIYFAKGKTAGLVVGAKAPIVLTSRSDSAETKLLSIASAVAMAAFSKK; encoded by the coding sequence ATGAAACAGCTGCGTTCACTGTCTGAGCTCCTTGATTACGCCAGGGAGGTGGGGCCCCTCAAGATAAGCGTGGCCTGCGCTGACGACGCGGAGGTTCTGGAGGCGGTGGAGGAGGCCAGGGTTAAGGGCATTGCCGAGGCCATCCTGGTTGGTGATGCGGACAAGATAGGTGCCGTGGCTTCTAAGTTGGGGGTGGACCTCTCCAAGTACGAGGTTGTGGACGAGAGGGGCGGTGAGGCCGTAGCTGCCCTGGCGGCGGTGGAGCAGGTTTCCTCTGGTAAGGCTCACATCCTCATGAAGGGCATGGTTAAGACCGCCAACTTCCTGAAGGCGGTTCTGAACAAGGAGAAGGGTCTTAGAACCGGTTCCCTGCTGTCCCACGTTTACATTCACGATGTGGAGGGCTATGACAGGATCTTCTTCATCACCGACCCGGCCTTTAACATGTACCCCGATCTGCCCGCCAAGGTCTCCATAGTGGAGAACGTGGTCAAGGTGGCCCACTCCTTTGGTATAGAGTGCCCCAAGGTGGCGGTGCTGGCGGCGGTTGAGGTGGTAAACCCGGACATGCCGCCCACCCTTGATGCGGCGGCGCTGGTGCAGATGAACCGTCGGGGGCAGATAAAGGGTTGCATCATAGACGGCCCGTTGGCGTTGGACAACGCGGTCAGCGAGGAGGCGGCCCGCCACAAGGGCATAGTATCCGAGGTTGCCGGTCACGCGGACGTGCTCATGGTGCCTGACATCGAGGCGGGCAACATGATGGCCAAGGCCATAATATACTTCGCCAAGGGCAAGACCGCGGGTCTCGTGGTAGGTGCCAAGGCTCCCATCGTGCTCACCAGCCGTTCCGACTCCGCGGAGACCAAGCTCCTCTCCATAGCTTCCGCGGTTGCCATGGCGGCGTTCTCCAAGAAGTAG
- the gpt gene encoding xanthine phosphoribosyltransferase, translated as MSEERYHKTYSVSWDQIQRDCRTLARELVKLRSWNRIIAVARGGLVPAAIMARELEVRLVDTVCISSYTLKNQGDMKILKRPDLDGVDENCLIIDDLVDTGKTAKVVREMFPKAYFATVYAKPEGIPMVDKFVTQVTQDTWILFPWESDAAFCDPIVDQEKQG; from the coding sequence ATGTCCGAAGAAAGATACCACAAGACTTACTCGGTCAGCTGGGACCAGATACAGCGGGACTGCAGGACCCTTGCCAGGGAGTTGGTAAAACTGCGAAGCTGGAACAGGATCATAGCGGTGGCCCGGGGAGGATTGGTGCCGGCGGCCATAATGGCCAGGGAGCTCGAGGTCCGGCTGGTGGACACGGTGTGCATATCCAGCTACACCCTTAAAAACCAGGGGGACATGAAGATCCTCAAGAGACCAGACCTGGATGGGGTGGACGAGAACTGCCTCATCATAGACGACCTGGTGGACACCGGCAAGACCGCCAAGGTCGTTCGGGAAATGTTCCCCAAGGCCTACTTCGCCACGGTGTACGCTAAACCTGAGGGCATCCCAATGGTGGACAAGTTCGTGACACAGGTTACTCAGGACACGTGGATACTCTTCCCCTGGGAGTCCGATGCGGCCTTCTGCGACCCCATAGTGGATCAGGAGAAGCAAGGTTAA
- the phoU gene encoding phosphate signaling complex protein PhoU produces MALRFFGSPSKGDEGGFDQADRDHLMGLLVSMGALVRDNLEGVLNTFITSGASVAIPDDMPVDSMEVQVESECLRLIALRQPLREDLRFCFAVLRIAKDLERIGDEAQNVGEELSPFGSFKMPEEWEELPAMFSKCMEMLDEAMDCMVRLDPDLALSVFHKDDQVDLLWSRMRERAVGVFSGSCEVGRERAVKVLALLAVGRHLERIGDHCANVAELAYFVITGRRLRGESIP; encoded by the coding sequence GTGGCCTTAAGGTTCTTCGGCTCCCCTTCAAAGGGGGATGAGGGGGGATTTGACCAGGCAGACAGGGACCACCTTATGGGGCTCCTGGTCTCCATGGGTGCCCTGGTGCGAGACAACCTGGAGGGGGTCTTGAATACCTTTATCACCTCCGGGGCGTCCGTGGCTATCCCGGATGACATGCCGGTGGATTCCATGGAGGTCCAGGTGGAGAGCGAGTGCTTGCGGCTTATCGCCCTGAGACAGCCCCTGAGGGAGGACCTACGCTTCTGCTTTGCGGTGCTCCGCATAGCCAAGGACCTGGAGAGGATTGGCGATGAGGCCCAGAACGTGGGGGAGGAGCTCTCCCCCTTTGGGTCCTTCAAGATGCCCGAGGAGTGGGAGGAGCTGCCCGCCATGTTCTCCAAGTGCATGGAGATGCTTGACGAGGCGATGGACTGCATGGTCCGGTTGGATCCGGACCTGGCGCTTTCGGTCTTCCACAAGGATGACCAGGTGGACCTCCTCTGGAGCCGGATGAGGGAGAGGGCAGTGGGGGTCTTCAGCGGGTCCTGTGAGGTGGGAAGGGAGCGGGCCGTCAAGGTGCTGGCCCTTTTGGCGGTGGGACGTCACCTTGAGAGGATAGGGGATCACTGCGCCAACGTGGCGGAGCTCGCGTACTTCGTTATAACCGGGCGCAGGCTTAGGGGTGAGTCCATCCCTTAA
- a CDS encoding alpha/beta hydrolase, translated as MSVLKDVAADFETLCLDGSFGDKKVLVHLIRPAEGWNGGLMVVFHGVHGTALPDPGNKYGDLGRLIASRGAVAAVVETSRLRRDRGSFGSDKNRWAREAFTGKTFAQEMEDLSRAVRGALETVDPKWLWLWGFSLGGIGAMLLASGASRMLGVEPPVDRVMGVVTSGTGDTLRDNADLGMLELPILNSLPDRSVLHEGAKGLNSSYFAAFRGTEDDLFSVGSCRRLVDLVPLSEENKFLQEIPGVDHSFRTVNGEPSREPLKMMVDRVRLWWP; from the coding sequence TTGTCTGTCCTTAAAGATGTAGCGGCTGACTTTGAGACCCTTTGTCTAGATGGTTCCTTCGGGGACAAGAAGGTGCTGGTCCATCTCATTCGTCCAGCGGAGGGTTGGAATGGTGGTTTGATGGTGGTCTTTCACGGGGTGCACGGCACGGCCCTCCCGGACCCGGGGAACAAGTACGGAGACCTTGGGAGGCTCATAGCCTCCAGAGGGGCCGTGGCGGCGGTGGTTGAGACCAGCAGGTTGAGACGGGACCGCGGAAGCTTTGGATCCGATAAGAACCGTTGGGCCCGGGAGGCCTTTACCGGCAAGACCTTTGCCCAGGAGATGGAGGATCTTAGTCGCGCGGTTAGAGGGGCTTTGGAGACGGTGGATCCTAAGTGGCTGTGGCTGTGGGGGTTCTCCCTTGGGGGCATAGGGGCCATGCTGTTGGCCTCCGGGGCTTCCAGGATGTTAGGGGTGGAGCCCCCGGTGGACCGGGTAATGGGGGTGGTGACCTCTGGGACCGGGGATACCCTGAGGGACAATGCGGACCTCGGCATGCTTGAGCTGCCCATACTCAACTCCCTGCCGGACCGGTCGGTGCTTCACGAGGGGGCTAAGGGGTTGAACTCATCGTATTTCGCGGCCTTTAGGGGCACCGAGGATGACCTGTTCAGCGTGGGTTCCTGCCGACGGCTGGTGGACCTGGTCCCGCTGTCGGAGGAGAACAAGTTCCTTCAGGAGATACCAGGGGTTGACCATTCGTTCCGCACAGTTAACGGCGAACCCTCCAGGGAACCCCTTAAGATGATGGTGGACCGGGTGAGGCTTTGGTGGCCTTAA